One genomic window of Nicotiana sylvestris chromosome 10, ASM39365v2, whole genome shotgun sequence includes the following:
- the LOC138879278 gene encoding uncharacterized protein, with protein MGDSLVVDHVYWSCLIALSGFETRADLLLLILVDFDIILGMDWLSTHYAILDCHDKIVMLVMPSVPRVEWRGTLDHTSSRVISFLNAQRMVEKGCDTYLAYVRDVSIDTPTIDLVLIVRDFSDVFPADLPVMSLDIDIDFGIDMLSGTQPISIPPYHMAPSELKELTELNEQLQELLDKGFIRPSVSPWGAPVLERQYDKPYLLVLNDKVLHVDARDVTIGDDGVLRM; from the exons atgggagattctcttgttgtggaccacgtttattggtcatgtttgattgctcttagtggttttgagaccagagccgactTATTATTGCTTATCCTAgtggattttgatattatcttgggcatggactggttgtcgacccattatgctattcttgattgtcatgacAAAATCGTGATGTTGGTTATGCCAAGTGTAccacgagtagagtggaggggtactttagatcacacttccagtagagttatttcatttcttaatgctcagcgaatggttgagaaggggtgtgatacgtatctagcttatgtgagagatgtcagtattgatacccctacaattgATTTAGTCCTAATAGTACGAGATttctctgatgtgtttccagctgatcttccagtcATGTCGCTCGAcatagatattgattttggcattgatatgttgtcgggcacccagcccatttctattcctccttacCATATGGCTCcttctgagttgaaggagttgacgGAGTTGAATGagcagttacaggaattgcttgataagggttttattaggcccagtgtatcaccttggggtgctcctgtctt agagcgtcagtatgataaaccttatttgcttgtcctcaatgaCAAGGTTCTACATGTCGacgccagagatgtgaccattggtgatgacggggtattgaggatgtag